A DNA window from Setaria viridis chromosome 2, Setaria_viridis_v4.0, whole genome shotgun sequence contains the following coding sequences:
- the LOC117844979 gene encoding actin-related protein 2/3 complex subunit 5A, translating to MASSAAYPDADENLEAIITRIEQKSRKIETLLKQSKPVEALKTALEGSPLKTRDERCKSANWIVVHRAMMAIRDVDGMFNSLDPEYYDILMKYLYRGLSTGDRPTCDQCLKIHEKLTEKAGLGCILRSLADTGNTV from the exons ATGGCTTCGTCAGCGGCGTACCCCGACGCGGACGAGAACCTGGAGGCCATCATCACCCGCATCGAGCAGAAGTCCCGCAAGATCGAGACCCTCCTCAAGCA GTCGAAGCCGGTGGAGGCCCTGAAGACGGCGCTCGAGGGATCGCCCCTCAAGACCCGCGACGAGCGATGCAAG TCGGCGAACTGGATCGTGGTGCACCGCGCGATGATGGCCATCAGGGACGTCGACGGCATGTTCAACTCCCTGGATCCCGAGTACTACGACATCCTCATGAA GTACCTTTATAGAGGTTTATCTACGGGGGACAGGCCAACATGTGACCAGTGCCTCAAAATTCATGAAAAACTGACTGAGAAGGCAGGCTTAGGATGTATATTGCGGTCACTTGCTGATACTGGAAACACCGTGTGA